The Fusobacterium sp. FSA-380-WT-3A nucleotide sequence TTACTTTCTTTAGTTTTTGTTGGAACAAAAGATTTATATACATTTGTAGGAGAACCTTTTAGTCCTATTTGAGTTGTATCAACATTTAAGTCTGCTAATGTTAATATTTTTATATCTTCATCTTTTAATTCTTCATATGCTTTATATATTCCTCTAACAGTTGGATATCTAGGAGTATTTAATTCTTTTATTGCTGTTAATAATACAGGCATTTCTGTTTCTATTAAATAATCTCCTGTTTCTGTAAATCTACTTACTAATAATTTTTCCCCTTTTACTTCTATATTTTTTACATATGTTACTTGAGGAAGATTTAAAAACTCTGCTATTTCTGGCCCTACTTGTGCAGTATCTCCATCTATTGCTTGTCTTCCACAAATTATAAGGTCATAGTTTCCTACTTTTTCAATAGCTGCAGCTAATATAGTTGCTGTTGCCCAAGTATCTGAACCTCCAAAAGCTCTATCTGAAACTAAATAAACTTCATCTGCTCCCATAGCCACTGCTTCTTTCAAAGCTTCTTTTGCTTGTGGTGGTCCCATGCTTATAACTGTTACTTTTCCACCAAATTCATCTTTTAATCTTAAAGCCTCTTCTAAACCATTTTTATCATCAGGATTTATAATACTTGGTACTCCATCTCTTATTAATGTTCCTGTTTCTTGATTTATTTTTACTTCATTAGTATCTGGTACTTGTTTTAAACATACTATTATATTCATTTATTCCTCCTAACTTAAAACAGCTCTAGAAATTACAACTTTATGTACTTCTGATGTTCCTTCATAAATTTCTGTAATTTTTGCATCACGATACATTCTTTCTAATGGATAATCTTTCATATATCCATATCCTCCGTGGATTTGTAAAGCTAAATTAGTAACTTCTCTAGCTACTGTAGAAGCATTAAATTTTGCCATAGCTGCTTCTTTTGTAAATGGTTTTCCACTATTTTTTAAACTAGCTGCATAATAAATTAACCATCTTGCTGCTTCTATTTTTGTTGCCATTTCTGCTAAATACCATTGAATTCCTTGTAATTCAGCTATTGGTTTTCCAAATTGTACTCTTTCTTTAGCATATTTTACACTTTCTTCAAAAGCTCCCTCTGCAATTCCTAAAGCTTGAGCTGCTACACCTATTCTTGCTCCATCAAGACAAGTCATTGCTATATTAAATCCTTTTCCTAATTTTCCTACTAGATTTTCTTTTGGAACTCTACAATTATCAAAAATTAATTCAGCAGTTTCTGAACCATGAATTCCCATTTTTTCTTCTATTTTTCCATATGTAAATCCAGGAGTTCCTTTTTCAACAATGATTGCTGACATTCCTTTTAATCCTTTTGCTGGTTCTGTTAAAGTAAAAACTAAAACAGCTTGAGCTTGAGCTCCTCCAGAGATAAAGCATTTAGTCCCATTTATTACATATTCACCAGTTTCTTCATCTAAAATAGCTGTTGTTTTTGCAGCTCCTGCATCTGTACCAGCATTAGGTTCTGTTAAAGCAAAAGCTCCTAAACATCCTCC carries:
- a CDS encoding electron transfer flavoprotein subunit beta/FixA family protein, encoding MNIIVCLKQVPDTNEVKINQETGTLIRDGVPSIINPDDKNGLEEALRLKDEFGGKVTVISMGPPQAKEALKEAVAMGADEVYLVSDRAFGGSDTWATATILAAAIEKVGNYDLIICGRQAIDGDTAQVGPEIAEFLNLPQVTYVKNIEVKGEKLLVSRFTETGDYLIETEMPVLLTAIKELNTPRYPTVRGIYKAYEELKDEDIKILTLADLNVDTTQIGLKGSPTNVYKSFVPTKTKESKIMECKDKKEVTNILMTELHNLNLI
- the acrC gene encoding acryloyl-CoA reductase yields the protein MDFQFTKAQEMLQKVAREFAENEVGPLAAQVDRTGIYPKETFEKMAKMGFTGIGTPIEFGGSGGNDIDKVIVVNEIAKKCAATAAILSIHTIFAQGILKFGTEEQKKKYLPMMADGGCLGAFALTEPNAGTDAGAAKTTAILDEETGEYVINGTKCFISGGAQAQAVLVFTLTEPAKGLKGMSAIIVEKGTPGFTYGKIEEKMGIHGSETAELIFDNCRVPKENLVGKLGKGFNIAMTCLDGARIGVAAQALGIAEGAFEESVKYAKERVQFGKPIAELQGIQWYLAEMATKIEAARWLIYYAASLKNSGKPFTKEAAMAKFNASTVAREVTNLALQIHGGYGYMKDYPLERMYRDAKITEIYEGTSEVHKVVISRAVLS